A single genomic interval of Hafnia alvei harbors:
- the cyaY gene encoding iron donor protein CyaY produces the protein MNDTEFHQLADKLMLNIEEAIDAYEGDADIDYETNGGVMTLTFENGSKIVINRQEPLHQVWLATKAGGYHFSLRDDSWICDRSGEEFYALLSTACRAQSGEEDVVISA, from the coding sequence ATGAACGATACCGAGTTTCACCAGTTAGCAGATAAGCTGATGTTAAACATCGAAGAGGCCATTGACGCTTATGAAGGTGATGCCGACATCGACTATGAAACCAATGGCGGAGTGATGACGCTGACCTTCGAAAATGGCAGCAAAATCGTGATCAACCGTCAGGAGCCCTTGCATCAGGTATGGCTCGCCACGAAAGCTGGCGGTTACCACTTCAGCCTGCGTGATGATAGCTGGATTTGCGATCGCAGCGGAGAAGAGTTTTATGCTTTGCTGTCAACCGCATGCAGAGCACAGTCTGGCGAAGAAGATGTGGTAATTTCGGCATAA
- a CDS encoding LPS translocon maturation chaperone LptM, which translates to MKKQFRWALVAVSLFGLAGCGLKGPLYFPPADAPAASKSQPDTQTNAPAANQGANTPSNVAGVEQGQ; encoded by the coding sequence ATGAAAAAACAATTTCGTTGGGCCTTGGTGGCTGTTTCCCTATTCGGCCTTGCTGGTTGCGGTTTGAAAGGGCCTTTATACTTTCCTCCGGCTGATGCCCCTGCGGCGTCGAAGAGCCAGCCAGACACACAAACTAACGCGCCTGCTGCAAATCAGGGCGCGAATACACCGTCTAATGTTGCCGGTGTAGAGCAAGGCCAATAA